CCGCGTAGAACTCGGAATTGGCGTGGAACTGGTGGCAGTTCCAACCGCCGGCTGCCCGGCCTCGCAGGCCAGCCGGCTCATAGACACCGAGCTTCGGAAACCACTGGCCGACAAGGAAGAAGTTGTCCTTGAACCCTGTCCTGGCAAACACGCGGGGCAGTTGCGCGGTAAACGCGATGTCCAGTGTGATCGACCCACCCGGAGGCACCGGCTCCGGCAACGGCAATCTCGCCACCGTCTGATCGTCGCGATTCCCATCGTCGGGTTGCGCGAAGGCCAGTTGTTTCGTCAGATCGGTGCCTGACGCAGTCCGAATCGAGGTGACGTCGATCCATCCCCAGGAATCGCGCGCCATCGTGTCGCCGCGCAGTTGTCCGCCCGACTCCTTGACGAACGTCGTTCGTGTGTTCTTGAACGCGTTCAGGTAGAGATGGAACCACAGTTCGCCGACCGTGTCCGACGAGGGGTTTGTCCAGGTCAGGCGCTCCGTGCCGGCCAGTTGCTTCGACGCGGCGTCCAGTCTGACCTTGATGGCGTACTGGACGACCTGATCAGCTTTGTCGGGCAGCGGACCCGCGAGCGCGGGCATGGCCGTGCCCGCCGCGAGGAGGGCCGCGAGAAGAACCGCAAGAAGGGCTCGGCGCATGCCAGGCTCCTGTGCTCTATGACACCCGTTCGATTGTGACGCCGGTGATGACGATGTCGGTGGCAGGACGGTCGCCGGCCCGGGTCTTCGTCTTGCCGATCTTCTCGATGACGTCCATGCCTTCCACGACCTCGCCGAAGACCGAGTGCTTGCCGTCGAGCCACGATGTGGGTGCCAGCGTGATGAAGAACTGTCCGCCGTTGGTGTTGGGGCCGGAGTTGGCCATCGACAGGATGCCCGGCTTGCTGTGTTTCAGCTTCGGGCTGAACTCGTCCTTGAAGGTGTACCCGGGGCCGCCGGTTCCCCGGCCCAGTGGATCGCCGCCCTGGATCATGAAGCCGGCAATGACGCGATGGAAAACGATGCCATCGTAGTAGGGTGTGTTCGTCTTCTCGCCCGTTCGCGGATCCGTCCATTCCTTCGAGCCTTCGGCCAGCCCGACGAAATTGGCGACCGTCAGTGGCGCATCTTCATCAAACAGCTGAATCGTGAACGTGCCTTCGGTGGTGACAAACTTTGCCGAGACGCCTGAATTCAACGTAGCCTCCAAATGAGCGGATCTTGTGACCCGGTCTTGCCGCCTTGGGCGCCGTAGCCTCAGGCGAAGGCGGCCAGGACGATCCCCGCCCTCGTCCCGCCCGGATGTCCGTCTTTCGTTCAACAATCGTATAGCATGTTGCGTACGTGAGGAGCGTCGATACAGTATGAGCCAACGCTACCGCTATCTTCATCTCGACGTATTCACCAATCGGTTGTTTGGCGGCAATCAACTCGCCGTCTTCACCCGGGCTGACGGATTGTCCACCGATGTGATGCAGGCCATCGCCGGCGAGATGGCGTTTTCGGAAACCACCTTCATCCTGCCGCCCGAACGGGACGACACCGACATCCGGATGCGCATCTTCACGCCGGGCAAGGAGATGCCGATGGCGGGCCACCCGACAATCGGGTCGGCCTTTGCCCTGGCGCTCGATGGGACGATTCCGGCCGGTCGGAAGCGCTGGGTCTTCGGCCTCAACATCGGACCGACCCCCGTCGATATCGACTGGGAGGGCGCGCGGCCGACCTTCGCATGGATGACGCAACCGCTGCCGACGTTCGGGACGCAGGTCTACGACGTGGGCGGCGTGGCCGAGGCAATCGGCCTCCAGCCGGCCGACATCGGTGCGGGCCATCGGCGGGTGCAGGAGGTGTCGTGCGGCGTGCCGTTCGTGTTCATCCCGCTGGCCACCCGGGCCGCCGTGGATCGTGCCGCGCCCAATGCCGCGGCGATCAATCAGTTGTGCGCGCGTCATCATCTGGCCGCCGAGGCCGTGTTCATCTTTTCGTCGGAGCAGGCTGGAGATGGCGCCACCGTCTACAGCCGGATGTTCGCGCCAGGCCTGGGCGTTGTCGAGGATCCGGCCACCGGCGCGGCCAGTGGTCCGCTCGGCTGCTACCTCCTCCGCCACGGCGTGGTCCCGGCCACGCAGGCCAATGCCATCACGAGCCTGCAGGGCGCCAGGATGGGCCGGCCGAGCTGGGTCCACATCTCCATTGGTGCGTCGGCCAGTGGCGAGATCAGCCGCGTGCAGGTCGGTGGGGAAGCCGTCCTGGTGGGCGAGGGCGAACTTGCGGTGTAGGCGCTGATGAAGACGCTGCTGTCAGATCTCGATCTCCACCTGTTCAACGAGGGCACGCACCACCAGATCCACGAAAAACTCGGTGCGCATGCCGCCACGTTTGACGGCGTGCAGGGGCTGCACTTCGCGGTGTGGGCGCCCAATGCCCGCGGCGTGCGGGTCGTCGGCGATTTCAACGGGTGGAACGGCCACGCGCATGCGATGCAGCCGGTCGGCAGTTCGGGTATCTGGGCGGTGTGTGTCCCCGGATTGTGCATGGGCGAGAAGTACAAATACGAGGTGTGCGGGGTTGATGGCGCCGTCACACTGAAGGCCGACCCGTACGCCACGCGGTTCGAAGTGCCGCCCCGATCGGCGACCATCGCGTGGGACTCGTCGAACTTCCAGTGGCACGACGAAGAGTGGATGCGCCAGCGGGCGCTTAACGGCCACCTGCTCGACCGACCAGTGTCCACCTACGAAGTCCACCTGGGATCCTGGCGTCGCACGCTCGACAACCAGTTGCTGTCCTACCGCGATATCGCCGACCAGTTGGTGGTCTACGTGAAAGAGATGGGCTTCACGCACGTCGAATTGATGCCCGTGATGGAGCATCCGTTCACCGGATCGTGGGGGTACCAGGTCACGGGGTTCTTCGCGCCCACCAGCCGGTTTGGGTTGCCGGAGGACTTCAAGTATCTGGTTGATCGGTGCCATGAGGCCGGGATTGGCGTCATCCTCGATTGGGTGCCCGGGCACTTCCCGAAGGACGCGTACGGCCTGATCCGGTTCGACGGCACGGCGCTCTACGAGCACGACGATCCGCGCAAAGGGGAACACCACGAGTGGGGCACACTCGTCTTCAACTACGGCCGCCACGAGGTGCGCAATTTCCTGCTGTCCAGTGCGCTCTTCTGGCTCGACCAGTATCACGTCGACGGCCTGCGCGTCGATGCCGTGGCCTCGATGCTCTACCTCGACTACTCGAGAGAGGAAGGGCAGTGGGTGCCCAACAGGTTCGGCGGGCGGGAGAACCTGGAGGCCATCGACTTTCTGCGGCAGCTGAACACGCTCGTGCACGAGCGGCATCCGGGGGCGGTGACCATCGCGGAAGAGTCCACTGCGTGGCCGGCGGTGAGCCGGCCGGTGTATACCGGCGGCCTCGGTTTCACCTTCAAGTGGAACATGGGGTGGATGCACGACATGCTGGTCTACATGTCGCGGGACCCCGTCCACCGCAAGTGGGCACACAACGACATCACGTTTTCGATGCTGTACGCCTTCACCGAGAATTTCGTGCTGCCGTTCTCCCACGACGAAGTCGTGCACGGCAAGCGGTCGATGCTGGCCAAGATGCCCGGCGACCAATGGCAGCGCTTCGCCAACCTCCGGACCCTCTACGGCTACATGTTCGGCCACCCAGGCAAGAAACTGCTGTTCATGGGCGGCGAGTTCGGACAGACGCGCGAGTGGAATCACGACTTCAGCCTGGATTGGGATCTCTCGCATTACCCCCCGCACCGCGGACTGCAGCGGCTCGTCGCCGACCTCAATCGCCTGTACCGCGAGGAGGCCTCGCTGTACGAACTGGATGTCGCGCCCGAGGGGTTCAGCTGGATCGACTGCAACGACCACGACAACTCGGTCGTGTCGTTTTTGAGACGGGCGAGGGACCCCAACAATTTCACGGCCTTTGTGCTGAATTTCACACCGGTCCCGCGTCATGCGTACCGGGTAGGTGTGCCGACGGCCGGCAGATACCGTGAGTTGCTGAATACCGATGCCGCCGCCTACGGCGGCTCCAATGCCGGCAATGCCGGACTCGCGACCACCGAAGAGATTCCCGCACACGGGTACCCGCACTCGCTCAGCCTGACGATTCCACCCCTTGCCTGCGTTGTGCTCAAGCCTGAGCACGTCTGAGCGTCGCCTGGGATCGCTACGCTCCAGCGTGGCCGGAAGGCATGCCGGGCTGGAACCCGGCGTTCCCAGGATTCCCCCCGAATCCCGAACGCTGAGGGCGCGCCGCGCGCGATCCAATCTTCCGGATGTCACCGGGCCGACACTCGTGCCGGTCGAGTGGGCAGTGCGTGCACACTCTGTGTGCGGTCGCGCACGCCAGCGTGTGCACGGCGGGGCCATTGAATCCACTGGAAATCCTCAGCAAAACATGACTTTGCCCTGTGTTTGCAGCACTTACACCGTGGTGACCCGCCGTGTGCGGATGTCTGGACGCTTTCTTGCAATGTGCGGGAATGCAACGTGAGTGGGCAAATTCCTCGCGAAGGTGGATTTCTGATGCTTGAGACAATCCAGCAGACAGCAAGTGTCATCGTCGTCGACGACACGGACGTCAGCGCCGAGGTGCTCAGGCGCCTCCTGCTTCAGGACGGCTATGCCGTCGAGGTGGCACACGACGGCGAGAGCGGCCTTGAGGCCGTGCGCCGGTCGACGCCGGACCTGGTACTGCTCGACGTGATGATGCCCGGGATCAACGGCTTCGAGGTTTGCCGGCGGCTCAAGTCCGACCCGGCCACCCGCCTCACGCCGGTTGTCCTGGTGACCACGCTCGACGGCCGGGACGACCGGATACAGGGCATGGATGCCGGTGCCGACGATTTCCTGACGAAGCCGGTCGACGGCATGGAACTGCGGGCCAGGGTCCGCGCACTGCTTCGGCTCAAACGGTTCACCGATGAACTCGATTCGGCCGAAGCGGTCATTCTGAGCTTGGCGCGCACGGTTGAGGCGCGTGATCCTTGCACGGAAGGACATTGTGAGCGGCTGGCCGGGTACGCCGTCAGGATGGGCGAGGCGATGGGCCTGCGCGAAGACGAACTGGCGGCGTTGTACCGGGGCGGCTTCCTGCACGACGTCGGCAAGATTGCGATCCCCGACAGCGTCCTGATGAAACCAGGGCCGCTGCTGCCTGACGAGTACGAATTGGTCAAGCGCCATACGATCGTCGGTGACGAGATCTGCACCGACTTCAGGGCGCTGCGGCCGGTGCGCCCGATTGTCCGGCATCATCACGAACGGCAGGACGGGAGCGGGTATCCCGATGGTCTGGCCGGCAACCAGATACCGCTGCTGGCGCAGATTGCCGGTGTCGTGGATGTCTACGATGCGCTGACGACCTCGCGTCCGTACAAGGAGGCCCTCACTCCGCCCGACGCGCTCGCCCTGCTGAGAGGGGAAGCGTTCGACGGTCTCCATCGAATGGAACTGGTCGATCTGCTGGCCGGGCTGCAGCGAGACGGGATGCTCGGCGCCGCGGTCGACACAAATGAGATGAGCCGCCGCTTCCTGAAAGGATCTGCCCGATGACACCCCAAAATCCCGTATTGCTCCTGGTCGATGACGACCCGCTGGTGCGGCAGGTTGTCGGTCGATTCGGCGCCGAGGCGGGATATGACGTCGTTTCGTGCGCGGGAGGCACCCAGGCGCTCGACCAACTCCAGCGCCGGCCTGCCTTCGCGCTGGTCGATCTGCGGATGCCCGATGTCGATGGCCTCCAGGTGCTGCGGGCCGTCCGCGAACGGGTTCCCACCTGCGAGATGGTGCTGATGAGCGGCGAAGCGACCATCGAGGAAGCCGTGGAAGCCGTGCAACTGGGCGCCATCGACTACCTCCGCAAGCCTCTCGATTTCGACCGGCTCCGCCGGTTGCTCGTCACGGTGCGTGAGGAAGCCGCCCGCCGCAGGAGCCTGCTGGCCATTGAGAGCGATGTGGCCCACCGTCTCGAGTTCTGCGGCATGCTGGGTCGCAGTTCCGCGATGCAGCAGATCTTCAGCCTGGTTCGCCGGCTCGCGCCGCACGTGCGGCACGTGCTCATCTGCGGCGAGACCGGCACGGGCAAGGAACTGGCCGCGCGGGCCTTCCACCGCCTGGGACCGCGCAGCCAGCAGCGCTTCGTCGCGGTCAACTGCTCGGCGGTAGTCGAGACGCTGTCGGAAAGCGAGCTGTTCGGCCACGTCCGAGGCGCGTTCACTGGCGCCACCGAGAACCGGATCGGCCTGTTCGAGATGGCGGACAAAGGCACGCTGTTTCTCGACGAGATTGGCGAGCTCCCGCTTGCGCTTCAGGCGAAGCTCCTGCGCGTGCTCGAGACAGGCGAGATCCAGCGCGTCGGGGCGGTCGAACGCCGGCGGGTCGACGTCAACGTGATTGCCGCGACCAACCGCAACCTGCGCACCGAAATCGCGTCGGGCCGCTTCCGCACCGACCTGTTCTACCGGCTCAACGTCATCGAAGTGACGCTGCCGCCGCTGCGCGAGCATCGCGAGGACATTCCCTATCTGACCGCCGCGTTTGTGCGCGAATTTGCCACCAGGCTCAGCAAGCCACTGACCGGCATCAGCACCGAGGCCGAACGGACCTTGTTCAATGCTTACTGGGAAGGCAACGTCCGGGAGCTGCGCAATGCCGTCGAGCGTGCCTGCATTCTCGCCGAGGGTGATCTGATCACTGAACGCGAACTGGTCGGCGTTGCGACGCCGCCAGTGCGCGCCGCAGTATCGGTCTCGGTCGCCGCGTCCCAGTCTGAAGTGCCGGTCGCCGCGGCGTCGGCTCCGCCTGAACAGGAACAGGACCAGTTCGGACTCAAGACGGTCGAGCGCGACCATATCGTGCGCGTTCTCGAGCGCTCACGCGGCAATAAGAAGGCGGCCGCCGAACTGCTCGGCATCAGCCGGAGGAAGCTGTATCGCTATCTCGAGGAGTACCACCTGCACATTCCACAGAAGGCGCTCCAGGTCGACGACACCGCTCCGCTGCAGAACACGACGCGCCACTAATTTCCAGCGCCGCTTCGGTCTTCCCCTCCCGGGGCCGGGGCGGCGCGTCCCCCTCTCGTCGGCTTTCGTCTTCTCTCCTCGTTCTTCCGCCTTCCTTCTTGTTCCTGGCCGGGCGCGATCAATCGCGCCCGGCTACTGCCTCCTTGTTCCTTGCTCCCGTCCCACTCCCTCCGCCCACGTCTGCACACCTCTGTGCCTCGGCCGGGCCAGACGTATCTGGCGACTCGAACACCGCACGCGAACTGTGCGGTTGATGCACAACTCTCGTGTGAGCGCGTGCGAAATCTTCGCTAGCCCAACCCGCCCATTCACTGGAAAACGTTGAAATACACGGAGTTACACGCATTCAACCAGTTGGCCCCGCGCTTGCTTTTCATGGCGGCGTAGAGAGAGGGACACGACAATGACGATGAACGGAAGGCAATTGCTGAAGTCGGTGAAAGGCTTCACGATTGCTGAGATGGCCACGATGCTGACGGTCACGACGATCGTCGCAGGGGTGGTGGCCCCGTCGGTCCAGGACTACATCTCCGAGGCACGCTTCACGCGCGCGTTCCGCGATACCCACGCGATTGCCACGGCGGTGTCGCGTTTCGAAGGCGACGTGCTTGGTCAGTCGAACAAAGATCGCGGCTGGGGCACCTTCGATCTGCTGGTTGGCGCGGGTGCGGTCCCCACCGTGGGCGCCGGCGGCGATCCCGCGTGGGTCGCGCCCCTTGGCTCCGCCAAAGTCGGGGCGCTCGACGACCAGCTCGTGACCAATGCTGTTGGATACAGTGCGTTTCCTCGCCAGACCAACTGGATCCGGGGGTGGCATCGTCCTTACATCGAAGCGGGCATCGGGCCCGATCCGTGGGGAAACCGCTACGCGACCAACGTCAGGGCGCTCTCGAGTGGAGCCAGCTGCACGGTGGTCGTGTCGGCGGGGCCCAACGGACAGATTGAGACCGCATTCCAGGGAGCGGCGATTGTCGCTGGTGGCGATGACCTGGTCGCATTGATCGCGCCAGCTCGCTAGGGCCGGGCATCTTGCGCAGCAGGTCGTGTCACGGGCTGTTAAGTATCAGGAGGATCAGTCATGTGTTCAGTGCTTCTCGTTGATGACGAGGAACTGATTCGAGAGGTGATGATGCGCTGGCTCGAAAGCCTGGGCTACGAGCCGAGAGAGGCCGCCAGCGCCGACGAGGCGCTTCAGCTGATGGCCGAGAAGCCCGCCGCCGTGGCGCTCTGCGACATCACGATGCCCGGCCACGATGGGCTCTGGCTGGCCGAGCGTCTGCGATCGCTCTATCCGGATTCGGCCGTCATCATGGCGACCGGCTCGCAGGAAGTCGACGCCGCACTCAACAGCCTCCATGTGGGGGTGGTCGATTACCTCGCCAAACCATTCACGCGCGACCAACTGCGCAACGCGATGCGGCTGGGCATGGATTGGCACCGGAATGCCATCCGCTCACGGCAGCGGGTCGCATCGCTGGAGATGGAGTTGAGAGAGCGGCTGGCGCCGCTCGCGGAGTACCTGGGCCGGATGCCGGTGACATCGGACGCGGCGCTCAACGAGATGCTGGAGTCGCTGGGCCTGGACCGCACCACGTTCCAGCACAGCCGGCGTGTGTCGCTGATCTCGGTCAATCTCTCCCTGGCGCTTGGCCTCCGAAGCCCGGAGCTGTCCGATATCGAGCGCGCTGCGCTGCTGCACGATGTCGGGAGACTGGCCATGCCCAAGACGATCTTGAGCAAGCCGTCCGCGCTGACCGAGGAAGAATACGCGGTGATCCGGCTGCAGCCGAAGCTGGTTCACGAGATTCTCCGGAACTGCCCGTTCCTCGAGCCGGCTTCCGGCACGATTCGATCGACGTATGAACGCTTCGATGGCACCGGCTATCCGTGGGCCCTCAAGGGTGAGGAGATTCCGATCGGTGCCCGCATCGTCGCGGTCGCCGATGCGTTCGATACGATGACGCATCAGCGGCTCCACCGCGACGCCCGCGCACTGCCAGAGGCGCTCTTCGAGATTCAACACTGTCGACACACGCAGTTCGACCCCATCGTCGTCGATGCGCTGCTGAAAGTGGTCAGCCTTCACTGGCAGCGAGGCGCGCCCAAGGTTGCAAGCGGAGAGTACGTCGACAACCCCCCGGGCCCGTCACGGACTCCGCAGGATTGCCGCATTCACGCAGGCGATGACCACGAGCATCGGGAACACCTCGCGTTCGCGGGCGTGATGCAGATGTAGAAGCCCGTTCATGCCGGGCATCACGCTGTTCCAGCGAAGCTCGTGAACACGGGCAGGCGCTCTTCGAAATCCACGCCATAATGCCTCATTGGGCATTAAAACAGTACGAGCGTTCGGTAAGTATGATATTATTCGTTTTGGATGCTCGTCTCGTCTGACGGACTCCATCCCCCGGATAGCGAGGCCTTTATGCGTACCAGTTCAATTGTTCTCGTGCTTGTTGCCCTGATCGTGATGTGCGGGTTTGCTCCCGCCACGTCGGCTCAGACGCCGTCCAACACCCAGTTCGAGGCCGCGGGAACCGATGCGGTCCGGGTCCAGGCGTTCCTCGCGACGCTGCAGGGCGCGTTGGCCATTGAGAACCACCTGAAGGTGGCCTCGCTCGTGAAGTATCCGCTCGACGCGTGGGCCGACGGCCAGACGCTCACGATCAGGAACGACTCGGACCTGTTGGCTCATTACCGCCAGATCTTCGATTCTTCGCTCCGCCGATCGATTGCCGAGGCGCGTATGGAGTCGCTCGCTGTCAGTGCGGACGGTGTGGTGCTTGACGGCGGCCGGCTGTGCTTCAAGGCCGGCGACAAGGGTCGGGCGCTGAAGATCGTGAAGATTGGGGAGCCTGTGGGGACCCGCTGAAGCAGCACCCGCGCTGGTGCTGAACCGGGGCCGCCGAGGCCCGTGCTAGAATCAAAGGCCTCGCAGCCCTTGGCGCGGCCTGCCGTGAGCGAGCCGGGCGAGCCGAGCGAGTCGAACGGAGAGATGTCCGAGAGGCTGAAGGAGCACGCTTGGAAAGCGTGTGTAGGGGAAACTCTACCGAGGGTTCGAATCCCTCTCTCTCCGCCATCCTTCGCTCACCCTCAGCTCGCACCACGCTTCCGGTGAGCTTCGGCTGGCGAGCCCACCTCTTGCGAAGGATGTCCGCCGTAGCCCGAAGGCGCGAAGGCGGACCACTCTTCGCTGTTTTTCCTCAGTATTTCGCACGGAATCATCAAGAATCGGAGTCTCTCACCCACCCCGCCGGTTCCGCGCAGAAACGCTCAGCCATTCGTTCAGTTGTCGGGTCGGAACGGCGCGAGTGACATTCCGGTGTGACATTCGCGCGTTCCTCAACGTGACGATTCCCTGAGCATCGACGGGCACTGGAACGACGCTGCCGGCCTCGACGCCAACGTTGTGCCAGCTGCAAGCCGAGAATCTGCTCGGCACATGTACCTTATCGAAACCGTGCGCGGCGTACCCACGGATGCGGGTTCGGCGACGGTAACGCCAAGTACAATGACGGGGAGTCGTGCGTCCATTGCGCTGCCGCGGATCATGCGGCCGGATGGTGCGGGAGCATGGCCCCGCGCATCCGTCGTCGGGGAGTCTACCTTCGGATTGTCACCTTGACGGGGACGTCTACGGTGCGGCACCGTCGAAACCCGTGCAGACCTCGCTATTGTTGGCCGGCTAACCGATGTCCCGAAGGATGTCGTCGATCTGCTTCAGCAGTGCTGGCAGCTTCGTCTTGAGCACATCCCACAGGATGTCCATGTTGACGCCGAAGTAGTCGTGCACGAGCTTGTCGCGCATGCCCGCGATACCCTTCCATTCGACCTCGGGATGTGCACTTGTGAGCGCCGCCGGGAGACGTTTTGCTGCTTCCCCGAGGATCTCGATGTTGCGGATGACGGCGTCTTGCGTCTTGGAATCGGCGAGAAACTGATCGTAGGTGATCTCTACCGTGTAGCGCTGGAGGCGAACGATCGCTTCGCGCATGTCCGCGAGGTATTCCTGCTGCCCTCACTTAGACATGCACGAGCGTCCACTTGATGTCTTCGGAGATCCGGGGCACTCGTATACTCTCGACGCCAACTGGCGTCAGGATGTCGACTCTTCTGCCGAAGAGTTGCACGAGGAATTGCTCAAGGCTCGTGAAATTGTCGTAGGTGGGCTTGGAGAATTCCACGACAAAGTCCAGATCGCTGGAATCCGACTGAGCGTCCTTGGCGAACGAGCCGAACAGCGCGATGGTCTTGACGCTGAAGCGCTCCAGGTTCGGTCGATGACGCCGCAAAACCTCAAGGATGTCTACCTTCGTCAACGCTGTCTTCATCGTAATTCCGCTCACCGTTCAGAGTACCAGAAGCGCCCTCGCGTTTGAATCTCAATTCCGCACTGCTCCGTAGCGGATCTTTAAGGTGGCCGCCGTGTAACGGCCCGGGAGACCCTCGCGGAGTACATTTTTACGAGTGACATCGCCCCGGCAAAACGCGAAAACGGACGCGAACAGACGCAAGCGGGCGGGAGAATTGGATAAGGCTAACCAGCAGGGCCAGTGCGAGTTACGCAGAAGAGCCCGTATTTGTTGGGGTTTCTTGGGTCTGGCTGCAAGACTCCCTCTCTCTCCGCCAGTTCCCTTTCGCTGTTTCTCCTCAGCAATCTGTACGAAACCGCCGAGACTCGGTTTCTCTTAACCTCCGTGTCAGATTCTCGCAGAATTGCTCAACAAGTTGCTGAGTTGTCCCGCCCAATTGGCCTGAGAGACATTCTCGCGTGACATTTCGGCTTCAGGCATAGCGAGAAGAGGATTGCAGGCCATACGCATTCAGCGTATGGTTTAGCCTGTGGAGTGTTTCGAGGCGCCAGCACGAGGTTGACGATTTGACGCCGACCCTGAAGGCCCATCTGCGCACGGCGATCGAGGCGGAACGAAAGACCCGTCAGGCCCGGCGCGGTGAGCGTCGACGGAGATAACCATATGGCAACAAACAAGCTGAAGAAGCGCGATCTCTTTGGTGAATTGATGGAAGGCGTCTCGGCGATGCGCGCCCACCGTGAGGGCCGCATCACGCTGCGCTCGCACCAGATCGAGCGGTTGTCGCTGCCGCCGATCGACGAGCAGGTCATCCGAAGCACGCGCGAACGTCTGCACATGTCGCGTCCCGCGTTTGCGTACCGCATCGGCGTCAACCCGCGCACACTGGAGCGATGGGAACAGGGACGGAGCAAGCCGAACGATCAGGCTGCGGCGCTGATTCTGCTCGTGCGCAAGTACCCGGACACGCTCAAGCGCCTGCAGCACCTCGCCGTGGCGGTGTAACCCAAGGACGCCCAGTTTCCTTTCAGGCGGCAGCCTGTTTCTCCCCCATACTTGACGCGGTCGAGTTGTGCTGCTAGCTTCTGTGTCCTTCGCGGCTTCCGTGCCCGCGGGCACGGCGTGAGTGCTGTCCACCGTTCGCTCGTGAGAGGATCTGACGGAGATTCCCATGTCTGTCGCCGACCGCCGTCTGGCGCCGTGGGCCTTCGCGGCGATCGTGGTCCTCGCCGCCGCGATGCGCCTGCCTGCGCTCGATGTGCGGCCGATGCACACGGATGAGGCCGTCCATGCCGCGAAATTCGCGAGGCTGCTGGAGCAGGGCGTGTACGAGTACGACCCCGAGGAGTTCCACGGACCGACGTTGAACTACCTCACGCTGGTCCCCGCGCGCGTGCGGGGCATCGCGCGCTACGCGGACCTCGACGAGATCACGCTGCGCAGCGTGCCTGCCGTCATCGGCATCCTGCTCGTCGCCGCCCATGTCCTGCTCGTTCCGGTCGTCGGGTTCCGTCCGGCTGCCCTCGCCGCCCTCCTCACAGCCGTCTCGCCCGCGATGGTCTATTACAGCCGGTACTACATCCAGGAGACACTCCTCGTCGCCTTCAGCTTCGGCGCGCTCGTCTCCATCTGCCGCTACCAGCAGAAGCCGCGCGCAGGATGGGCGATCGCGGCCGGGACGTCGGTCGGATTGATGTTCGCGACGAAGGAAACGTGGGTGATCGCGTTCGCGTCGATGGCAGGAGCCCTCGTTCTTGCGCGGGTGCTCGAGCGAAGGCGGCCGGCAGCTCCTCTGCCGGCGGACCGCCGGCGAACGGCTGTTCATCTTGCCGCAGCCGGCCTCACGGCCCTCGCTGTGGCCGGACTGC
This genomic interval from Acidobacteriota bacterium contains the following:
- a CDS encoding peptidylprolyl isomerase; translation: MNSGVSAKFVTTEGTFTIQLFDEDAPLTVANFVGLAEGSKEWTDPRTGEKTNTPYYDGIVFHRVIAGFMIQGGDPLGRGTGGPGYTFKDEFSPKLKHSKPGILSMANSGPNTNGGQFFITLAPTSWLDGKHSVFGEVVEGMDVIEKIGKTKTRAGDRPATDIVITGVTIERVS
- a CDS encoding PhzF family phenazine biosynthesis protein — its product is MSQRYRYLHLDVFTNRLFGGNQLAVFTRADGLSTDVMQAIAGEMAFSETTFILPPERDDTDIRMRIFTPGKEMPMAGHPTIGSAFALALDGTIPAGRKRWVFGLNIGPTPVDIDWEGARPTFAWMTQPLPTFGTQVYDVGGVAEAIGLQPADIGAGHRRVQEVSCGVPFVFIPLATRAAVDRAAPNAAAINQLCARHHLAAEAVFIFSSEQAGDGATVYSRMFAPGLGVVEDPATGAASGPLGCYLLRHGVVPATQANAITSLQGARMGRPSWVHISIGASASGEISRVQVGGEAVLVGEGELAV
- the glgB gene encoding 1,4-alpha-glucan branching protein GlgB; translated protein: MKTLLSDLDLHLFNEGTHHQIHEKLGAHAATFDGVQGLHFAVWAPNARGVRVVGDFNGWNGHAHAMQPVGSSGIWAVCVPGLCMGEKYKYEVCGVDGAVTLKADPYATRFEVPPRSATIAWDSSNFQWHDEEWMRQRALNGHLLDRPVSTYEVHLGSWRRTLDNQLLSYRDIADQLVVYVKEMGFTHVELMPVMEHPFTGSWGYQVTGFFAPTSRFGLPEDFKYLVDRCHEAGIGVILDWVPGHFPKDAYGLIRFDGTALYEHDDPRKGEHHEWGTLVFNYGRHEVRNFLLSSALFWLDQYHVDGLRVDAVASMLYLDYSREEGQWVPNRFGGRENLEAIDFLRQLNTLVHERHPGAVTIAEESTAWPAVSRPVYTGGLGFTFKWNMGWMHDMLVYMSRDPVHRKWAHNDITFSMLYAFTENFVLPFSHDEVVHGKRSMLAKMPGDQWQRFANLRTLYGYMFGHPGKKLLFMGGEFGQTREWNHDFSLDWDLSHYPPHRGLQRLVADLNRLYREEASLYELDVAPEGFSWIDCNDHDNSVVSFLRRARDPNNFTAFVLNFTPVPRHAYRVGVPTAGRYRELLNTDAAAYGGSNAGNAGLATTEEIPAHGYPHSLSLTIPPLACVVLKPEHV
- a CDS encoding response regulator; amino-acid sequence: MLETIQQTASVIVVDDTDVSAEVLRRLLLQDGYAVEVAHDGESGLEAVRRSTPDLVLLDVMMPGINGFEVCRRLKSDPATRLTPVVLVTTLDGRDDRIQGMDAGADDFLTKPVDGMELRARVRALLRLKRFTDELDSAEAVILSLARTVEARDPCTEGHCERLAGYAVRMGEAMGLREDELAALYRGGFLHDVGKIAIPDSVLMKPGPLLPDEYELVKRHTIVGDEICTDFRALRPVRPIVRHHHERQDGSGYPDGLAGNQIPLLAQIAGVVDVYDALTTSRPYKEALTPPDALALLRGEAFDGLHRMELVDLLAGLQRDGMLGAAVDTNEMSRRFLKGSAR
- a CDS encoding sigma-54 dependent transcriptional regulator, which produces MTPQNPVLLLVDDDPLVRQVVGRFGAEAGYDVVSCAGGTQALDQLQRRPAFALVDLRMPDVDGLQVLRAVRERVPTCEMVLMSGEATIEEAVEAVQLGAIDYLRKPLDFDRLRRLLVTVREEAARRRSLLAIESDVAHRLEFCGMLGRSSAMQQIFSLVRRLAPHVRHVLICGETGTGKELAARAFHRLGPRSQQRFVAVNCSAVVETLSESELFGHVRGAFTGATENRIGLFEMADKGTLFLDEIGELPLALQAKLLRVLETGEIQRVGAVERRRVDVNVIAATNRNLRTEIASGRFRTDLFYRLNVIEVTLPPLREHREDIPYLTAAFVREFATRLSKPLTGISTEAERTLFNAYWEGNVRELRNAVERACILAEGDLITERELVGVATPPVRAAVSVSVAASQSEVPVAAASAPPEQEQDQFGLKTVERDHIVRVLERSRGNKKAAAELLGISRRKLYRYLEEYHLHIPQKALQVDDTAPLQNTTRH
- a CDS encoding response regulator, which translates into the protein MCSVLLVDDEELIREVMMRWLESLGYEPREAASADEALQLMAEKPAAVALCDITMPGHDGLWLAERLRSLYPDSAVIMATGSQEVDAALNSLHVGVVDYLAKPFTRDQLRNAMRLGMDWHRNAIRSRQRVASLEMELRERLAPLAEYLGRMPVTSDAALNEMLESLGLDRTTFQHSRRVSLISVNLSLALGLRSPELSDIERAALLHDVGRLAMPKTILSKPSALTEEEYAVIRLQPKLVHEILRNCPFLEPASGTIRSTYERFDGTGYPWALKGEEIPIGARIVAVADAFDTMTHQRLHRDARALPEALFEIQHCRHTQFDPIVVDALLKVVSLHWQRGAPKVASGEYVDNPPGPSRTPQDCRIHAGDDHEHREHLAFAGVMQM
- a CDS encoding DUF86 domain-containing protein, yielding MREAIVRLQRYTVEITYDQFLADSKTQDAVIRNIEILGEAAKRLPAALTSAHPEVEWKGIAGMRDKLVHDYFGVNMDILWDVLKTKLPALLKQIDDILRDIG